CCAGTCATTGCACCGGTATTAGGACAGTAGACTGTGATAACTTCACCCGATAATTCGACGTCAGCTAGAAATCGTTTATAACGCCGAATCAAGATCGCTGGCGTTAGAGAGAGGCTAATTAAATATTGACGTGGGTGATGGGGCACAATGAGATCCATTTATCAGTTGACGATGGTGATTTTGAGTTTGCATAGTGACACCTTTAGAAGGTACGCTTCAGGTTAACCTAAAAATAGTGGTCATCCCGTATAATTCTTTTGGGAACTACCCATTTTTTACTAGCTAAAAACATTTTTTTTTGCTATTTTCCGCTGCCTCGAAAAATTCAGACGTTTTCGAGGTTAGGAAATTTCGATATTTAGTTGTTTTTCAATGAGGGTTGTGACAATGGCAAACCAAGCCAGTTTTTCACTTCATGGCATCGCTCCGTATAAAGAGAAGAAGGGCGAAGAGTACATGAATATCAAGCAGCGTGATCATTTCACTGCGTTGCTACAAGCCTGGAAGAAAGAACTCATGGAAGAAGTTGATCGCACCGTTTCGCATATGCGTGATGAAGCGTCCAACTTTCCTGATCCTGCGGATAGAGCGACTCAGGAAGAAGAATTCAGTCTAGAGCTGCGTACCCGTGATCGCGAACGTAAGCTCATTAAAAAAATTGAATCAACACTCGATTTAATTGAAGCCGATGACTACGGATACTGCGAAACCTGTGGGGTTGATATTGGTATTCGCCGACTTGAAGCTCGTCCTACTGCAACGTTGTGCATCGACTGCAAAACACTCGATGAAATCAAAGAACGCCAAATGGCCTAAATCATGAAAAGCCGAAGCCTTGCTTCGGCTTTCCTTTTTCTATGATTGGTAGATTCGCCCCCACTCCATCAGGACCACTTCATTTCGGTTCTCTGTGCTGTGCACTCGCCTCGTTTCTGGACTGCCGCGCCAATGGTGGCTCCTGGTTACTCCGAATTGACGACATCGATCCGCCTCGTTGTGTTCCCGGTAGCGCTGATGAGATTCAACAGCAACTGCAGCAATTCGAGCTTCACTGGGATAGCGATATTTTCTGGCAGAGCCAGCAACTACGTCACTACGAGGACTGCGTTCAGAAGCTCCTCAAGGATGGTAGCGCCTACCGCTGTAGCTGTAATCGAAAAACACTGCAAAGCCAAGGTGGATTCGAACAGGGCTACTGTCGAGCACATCCCCCAGCGCCCCATGAAGCCTGCGCGCTGAGAATGGGAGTACAAGGTGAGTATCACTGGAACGATATGTTCCTTGGCATGCAAAGCGTCAATGCCGCGGACTCTCCAGAACTTTGCCTGCGCCGTCGTGATGGACTCATTGCCTACCCGCTCGCTACCGTATTAGACGATATTTCAATGGGGATAACTCATGTAATTCGGGGCGCAGACCTTTTGCCGGCAGCCGGAAGTCAATTGGCGCTTTTCGCTCACTTTGATGCTCCTACGCCAAGCTTTGGACATATTCCAATTGCCACAAACCCTGACGGTAATAAATTATCAAAACAAAATCACGCAAAGCCTCTCACTACTGATAATCGCGAGCAACAACTGCGATCAGCATTACATCATTTAGGGCAAGCGGCCGCCGAAGCCACAGGCAGTGTTGACGCCATACTTCGGCAAGCAATTGACTCGTGGGATCGCAATGCGGTGCCTAAAGCTATCTGATCTAGAACACTATTCATCATATTCGCGACTTTCTGCCACTAGACACAGCTAAGAGATTACGGCTAAATGCGGGAAGTCAAAGGAAATCATCATGAACCGCACGGTACTTTTTATTTTAATTTTGGGTTACTTACTATCGCCGTATGTCTATACCTGGTTGGCCGACCCAAACGGCTCTTGGTATCGTCCGTTCATTGTGTGGGGATTATCCGCGCTAATTCTTTCGATCATGTCAGGGAGAATTAGTCGTGACTCTTGAACCCTGGATTGTCGGCCTTTACGCGCTGTTATACCTACTTTCACTGTTTGGCTTAGCCACGCTGTCTGAAAAGAACATCATTCCCGTTAAGATCAGCCGTAGCCCTCTGATTCATACCTTAGCGCAGGGTACTTTTATTTCTGCCTGGGGATACTATGGAATCATATCACTTGCACAAAACTACGGTTACGGTGCCCTAGCCTATTATCTGGGCGCTGGTGCTATGTTGTTATTCGCTCCCTTTTTACTCATCCCAATGAGTAGAATAGCGAATCAATTCCAGCTCAATTCCTTTGCAGATCTGATGGTATTCCGGTTTCCTTCAGCTAAGTTAGGCGTATCGGTCACGCTAATTCTCCTCGTCTCAGCGTTACCTTTGCTAGCACTGCAAATCAAAGCGGTAGCAGAAGCTTGGCAAGTCCTTAAAGTCACCGACATTGAGGTAGTGAGTCTCAACTGGACGCACGCGACACTGTTTGTCATTGTGACCACCGTCTTCACCCTAGTATTTGGCTCAGGACGCCTTAACTTAAATGGCTTAGTGGTGGCGCTGGCCGCTGAATCTATTCTGAAATTGGTGGGTATTTTAGCCGTCGGAATTGTTGCCACCTTCATGGTGTTTAATGGCATTGATGACCTTAACCTTTGGTTGGCTGCGAATCCAGATCAAACGCAAATTCTCTATCAGGTCCGCGGACAAAATAATTCACCGTGGCTGGTGCTCATTTTTCTCTCGGGCAGTATTTTGGTTCCCCACGCCTTTAACTATAACAACGGGCGGAAACTTCAGCTAAAGACCTTACGGATGGGTAGCTGGCTGATACCGATGTACCTAATGTTAATGGCGCTCCCGCTATTTCCAATTATCTGGGCGGCGAATAGTCTCGATGCTCCACTGGCAAATACCGATTACGCTGCGTTAGGCATTGCATTGGCATTAGAAAACCCCTGGTTATTAATTATTATTCTCTTTGGTGGACTGTCGGCGGCGACCGGCACCATGGTGGTGGTGCTACTCACCATTACTAGCATGACACTTAACCACCTGATACTGCCATCAACTGGGATGCCTTCTCGGACCAGCCTCTACCAATGGCTGGCACGTTGGCAACGTTATTTGGTGGTGATCCTAGCAGCAGCTTCGCTACTATTTTGCTACCTCGTAGCCGACGCGAGCCTCACCGACTTAGCCTTCACCGCCTTCATGGGCACACTTCAACTAACACCGGCTCTCTGTGCGCTAGTCCTGTGGCCGGAAGCGCGTGGGCGCGCTATTAGCGCAGGATTACTCAGTGGAGGTATATCATGGTTCCTATTCATGGTGGTTCCATTGGTATTAGGCTATCCGGAAGTGCACCTTGATGTATTGGGTGTTCAAGTCGGTTTTGGCCCGGGCGAATGGCAAACTACCCTACTCGCCTCCTTTGGTTTGAATGTCGTTGTCATGGTGGTCTTACATAACATCACCCAACAGACCGAGGAAGAACTCGCTGCCGCTAAACTCTGCGGGTTGAATGATATCTCCGTGCCTTCGCGGGAGCGCCTCGTCGCACTGACGCCTCAGGCAATGATTGAGGCGCTCTCACCGGCGCTAGGTAAGCCTGTTGCGATGGCAGAAGTCCGTCGCGCCCTCAAACAACAATCCCTTAGCTTAAACGAGCGACGACCTTCAGAGCTGCGCAAAACTCGAGATCAAATTGAAGCCAATCTCTCCGGCTTAATGGGTCCATCAATTGCTAAAGAGGTTGTGGATGATAGCCTACCCATGCGCGAAGTGGTCGCGGATGACCCAGTGGATCTGGTGCAGTTGGAGCAACGCCTGTCTGAGAGCAGAAGTGCCCTACCCGGTATGGCCGCAGAGCTAGATCGCCTGCGTCGGCATCACCGTAATACCCTGGAGCAAATGCCTATTGGGGTAGCTACCTTTACCACCGATTTCGAGATTATGCTCTGGAATAAAACCTTGGAGAACATCACGCACATCAGCCCTGAACGAGCTACCGGCACCGCAATGACGTCGCTTCCCGAACCCTGGGGAAGTGCTCTTCACACCTTCGTCTCGAGCGGCAACAATTTCCAACGTCTCAAGCTTATGGTGGATGGCAAACGCCGCTTCTTAGATCTCTCTAAGGCGCGACGCGATCGCAATTTCAAAGAGGGGGATAGTCGAATTCTCTTGGTTGAAGACCGAACAGAAATCGAACAGCTACAAGAGCAATTGCTGCACAAGGAGCGTCTCTCCTCCATTGGCCGTCTGGCCGCTGGTGTCGCCCACGAAATAGGCAACCCGGTCACCGGTATTACCTGCTTAGCTCAGGAGTTAGAGGAAGGTGTTAGTGGCGAAGATGCGGCGGAGATTGCTGCGCAAATACAGGTGCAAACAGGTCGTATCAGTAATATCGTTCAGTCGATGGTGAA
This sequence is a window from uncultured Umboniibacter sp.. Protein-coding genes within it:
- the dksA gene encoding RNA polymerase-binding protein DksA; protein product: MANQASFSLHGIAPYKEKKGEEYMNIKQRDHFTALLQAWKKELMEEVDRTVSHMRDEASNFPDPADRATQEEEFSLELRTRDRERKLIKKIESTLDLIEADDYGYCETCGVDIGIRRLEARPTATLCIDCKTLDEIKERQMA
- the gluQRS gene encoding tRNA glutamyl-Q(34) synthetase GluQRS translates to MIGRFAPTPSGPLHFGSLCCALASFLDCRANGGSWLLRIDDIDPPRCVPGSADEIQQQLQQFELHWDSDIFWQSQQLRHYEDCVQKLLKDGSAYRCSCNRKTLQSQGGFEQGYCRAHPPAPHEACALRMGVQGEYHWNDMFLGMQSVNAADSPELCLRRRDGLIAYPLATVLDDISMGITHVIRGADLLPAAGSQLALFAHFDAPTPSFGHIPIATNPDGNKLSKQNHAKPLTTDNREQQLRSALHHLGQAAAEATGSVDAILRQAIDSWDRNAVPKAI
- a CDS encoding ATP-binding protein, which codes for MTLEPWIVGLYALLYLLSLFGLATLSEKNIIPVKISRSPLIHTLAQGTFISAWGYYGIISLAQNYGYGALAYYLGAGAMLLFAPFLLIPMSRIANQFQLNSFADLMVFRFPSAKLGVSVTLILLVSALPLLALQIKAVAEAWQVLKVTDIEVVSLNWTHATLFVIVTTVFTLVFGSGRLNLNGLVVALAAESILKLVGILAVGIVATFMVFNGIDDLNLWLAANPDQTQILYQVRGQNNSPWLVLIFLSGSILVPHAFNYNNGRKLQLKTLRMGSWLIPMYLMLMALPLFPIIWAANSLDAPLANTDYAALGIALALENPWLLIIILFGGLSAATGTMVVVLLTITSMTLNHLILPSTGMPSRTSLYQWLARWQRYLVVILAAASLLFCYLVADASLTDLAFTAFMGTLQLTPALCALVLWPEARGRAISAGLLSGGISWFLFMVVPLVLGYPEVHLDVLGVQVGFGPGEWQTTLLASFGLNVVVMVVLHNITQQTEEELAAAKLCGLNDISVPSRERLVALTPQAMIEALSPALGKPVAMAEVRRALKQQSLSLNERRPSELRKTRDQIEANLSGLMGPSIAKEVVDDSLPMREVVADDPVDLVQLEQRLSESRSALPGMAAELDRLRRHHRNTLEQMPIGVATFTTDFEIMLWNKTLENITHISPERATGTAMTSLPEPWGSALHTFVSSGNNFQRLKLMVDGKRRFLDLSKARRDRNFKEGDSRILLVEDRTEIEQLQEQLLHKERLSSIGRLAAGVAHEIGNPVTGITCLAQELEEGVSGEDAAEIAAQIQVQTGRISNIVQSMVNFSHPADSSDLSIRIDINRCINDAIALLALQHHRKSVNYINNLAESIEVMGDPTRLTQVFVNLLGNARDASDEGADINISARRRGQWCFLQIQDDGHGIDAKHIKKLFDPFFTTKEVGQGTGLGLAIVYNIIRQHGGEIDVASPKANQTQGTEFTISLPLAAKETD